CGAACCGGAAGAGGATACGTTATACGTCGCTTGATCAGACGCGCAGTATTATTCGCCCGCAAGCTTGACTTAAGAGAGCCTTTCCTCTACAAACTTGCAAAGCCGGTGGCCAATATTTATAAGGAAAGATATCCCGAGCTCGAGAAGCATATCTCTTCCGTCGAAAGGACCCTTCTCGCAGAAGAAGAGTTGTTCTTGAAAACTCTAGAGATCGGTTTAGAGAAGATCGAGGTTCTGGTTTCCAAGACAAAGGCAGAAGGCTTGAATATCTTCTCCGGAAAAGATAGCTTTTTGCTATATGGGACTTACGGTTTTCCTGCTGAGATGACCGAAGAGATCGTAGCGGAGCATGGTCTCTCTTTCGATAAGAAAGCTTTCGAAGAAGAATTGGAGAAGGACAGACAATCTTCTCGTGAAACTTGGAAAGCGAATAAGGTCTCCTTATTTACCGGGATCAAGACTGACAAGACCCAATTCTTGGGCTACGATGCTTTGGAAGCAGAGTCTGAGATCGATTTTATATTCTCCGACAATAAGCAAACTTCTTCTTTGAAAGAAGGAGAAGCGGGAGTTTTGGTTTTCAAATCAAGTCCATTCTATCCGGAAGGAGGGGGACAGGTAGGCGATACTGGCTTTATCCGAAAAGATTCTTCCGTATTTAAGGTCTTAGACACTCAGAAAGAGAATGATATTATCTTACATATAGGAACAGTTCTTTCCGGTTCTTTCTCCGTAGGAGACAAGGCTAGATTAGAAGTGGAGAAGGAGAGAAGAGAAAAACTCAAATTTCATCATTCCGGAACCCACTTGCTGAACGGAGCGCTTCGTAACTTGCTCGGGAGTCATGTACTCCAAAAGGGATCCATCGTTTCTCCGGATTATCTCAGATTCGACTTCTCCCATCCAAGCCCATTGAGTATAGAAGAAATTCGTAATATAGAATCCTGGGTCAACGAAAGCATCGGTCGTCATATTCCTGTTCAGACGGAAGTGTTGGCGATAGAGGACGCAAAGAAGACCGGTGCTGTTGCCGCATTCGATGAAAAATACGGAGATAAGGTCCGAGTCCTGAAAATGGGAGACCGATCCTTGGAATTCTGCGGTGGAACTCACGTGGGAAATACGGGAGACATCGGATACTTCTTCATTAAAAAAGAATCCAGCCCAGGCGCTGGAAACCGACGCATAGAAGCGGTTGCCGGGCCGGTTGTAGTCGAAACCTTTCAGAACCGTTTTGCCGAATTGACCGAAGCAGTGCAAAACCTGAACCTAAAGATCAAAGAAGAATTGGGAGCCGAAGGAGCTTCTCTTTCCATCAAGACGAATATTCCGGGACCGGATGAAGTGCGTTCCTTATTCGAGAAGAAGGGAGCAGATGCAGTAGTCTCATTCCGTGAGCTTACCGAAAAACTTTCTTTGGAATTAGAAGATACCCAGAGTAAATTCTTAAAAGAAAAGAAGAATAGAGAATCGAGAGACTTCGAGAACAATCCGGAAGTTTTGAACCAAGTGCTTTCAGCTGCGAAATCTATTGGCACAGTTAAGATAGTTTCTTATATATTCGATTCCAAGGATGCAAAAGCTCTAAAAGGTCTGTCCGACAATTTGAAAGTGAGAGAAAAGGAGATCGTTGCCATTCTCGCGAGTAAGAACGCAGAAGACGCAAGCATAGTAGTCACTTGTTCTCCTTCTATCGCAGGAAAGAAAGTGCATTGCGGTGATTTAGTCAAGGCCGCCTGTGAGATATTAGGCGGTAAGGGCGGTGGAAAACCGGACATGGCCCAAGGCGGAGGGAAAGAAGTCTCCAAGATTCAGGAAGCCGTAGACTTAGCAGTCCAAAAGGCATCTCTTGGTTTAAACGGAAATTAAAAAGACCAAAAGTCTTTAGCATAGGCGGAGTAAATATATGAGCGATCCTTCTTTTGACGTAGTCTCCGAGATAGACAGACCTGAACTACAAAACGCTGTCACCCAAGCGATCAGCGAGATCAAGACTCGCTTCGATTTCAAAGGTTCCAAATCCGAAATCAAATTGGAAGAAGAAGCAATGGTGCTTACTTCCGATAATGAGGCCAAGTTGGAAAGTGTGATCGATGTATTGATCAATAAAATGGCAAAGCGAGGACTAGGTCTGAAGTCCTTCGACTTCAAATCTAAGATCGAGCCTGCTACCGGCAATACTGTCAGGATGAAAGTGAAGATCCGTAACGGTTTGGAAAAAGAACAAACCAAAGAAATCACTAAGATCGTGAAAGATTCAAAATTGAAGGTTA
Above is a window of Leptospira semungkisensis DNA encoding:
- the alaS gene encoding alanine--tRNA ligase — its product is MNFKKVSEIRKVFLNYFQEKGHTIVPSSSLLPAGDPTLLFTTAGMVQFKPLFTGAVELPYTRATSAQKCLRTTDLENVGKTERHCTFFEMLGNFSFGDYFKEEAIDFALDCSVNHLGFPKEKIWITVFENDDEAEKIWLSKGIPQERITRLGKKDNFWGPAGDSGACGPCSELYLDRGPEKGLPDCGVKYECRPGCDCDRFLEFWNIVFNQFNQDTEGNLHPLKQTGIDTGSGLERVALLLQGVDSVYDTDELREIISEVEKISGKTYQESTKVPFRVITDHIRSVLFTVSDGIYPDRTGRGYVIRRLIRRAVLFARKLDLREPFLYKLAKPVANIYKERYPELEKHISSVERTLLAEEELFLKTLEIGLEKIEVLVSKTKAEGLNIFSGKDSFLLYGTYGFPAEMTEEIVAEHGLSFDKKAFEEELEKDRQSSRETWKANKVSLFTGIKTDKTQFLGYDALEAESEIDFIFSDNKQTSSLKEGEAGVLVFKSSPFYPEGGGQVGDTGFIRKDSSVFKVLDTQKENDIILHIGTVLSGSFSVGDKARLEVEKERREKLKFHHSGTHLLNGALRNLLGSHVLQKGSIVSPDYLRFDFSHPSPLSIEEIRNIESWVNESIGRHIPVQTEVLAIEDAKKTGAVAAFDEKYGDKVRVLKMGDRSLEFCGGTHVGNTGDIGYFFIKKESSPGAGNRRIEAVAGPVVVETFQNRFAELTEAVQNLNLKIKEELGAEGASLSIKTNIPGPDEVRSLFEKKGADAVVSFRELTEKLSLELEDTQSKFLKEKKNRESRDFENNPEVLNQVLSAAKSIGTVKIVSYIFDSKDAKALKGLSDNLKVREKEIVAILASKNAEDASIVVTCSPSIAGKKVHCGDLVKAACEILGGKGGGKPDMAQGGGKEVSKIQEAVDLAVQKASLGLNGN
- a CDS encoding YajQ family cyclic di-GMP-binding protein encodes the protein MSDPSFDVVSEIDRPELQNAVTQAISEIKTRFDFKGSKSEIKLEEEAMVLTSDNEAKLESVIDVLINKMAKRGLGLKSFDFKSKIEPATGNTVRMKVKIRNGLEKEQTKEITKIVKDSKLKVIPTIMGNCVRIQGKKKDDLQEIMRLLKAADLPFDVQFQNFK